A DNA window from Daucus carota subsp. sativus chromosome 3, DH1 v3.0, whole genome shotgun sequence contains the following coding sequences:
- the LOC135151422 gene encoding uncharacterized protein LOC135151422, with translation MSQGSMSSHSSQSATSKAPVVAVDTGSSFSQDLQPARPSLGVSSRTRSRRNLVVKELNWTTSESSKADGTSGLPLDPAAEALEGSPEEAEREVEASVEVIEPPAVVLAYMAANIPRFIKRSTKYEDLFGEASDSQAPLPVKPLSQLPSPSLEQKKTSSGGRKRDPSKTAEAGSSAEGRTSKKPRLTLARSSPASSSSQKTQLFQRMLSDQVPEATVREWDRLSIAEATRDKVVANAKSLFLDLKMGEHVADTARVNEKMRADLKQAKADLASAVKDRDLVRKANQELKEAEAKVREERRKEDAVRRSLEEETDGLGKMVKRLEGQVKELQEAAVAAKATRKEREAAVFEAGVAAGVKDCVKSAYHFFPDNDWAKLGPDAAVALEEAKAEDASGQEKVPTTSQGFSGDGIEKRGVAEDEPKPVELISAGTEVTPPEGVPATTLATTQAPQDILPADEKGSSSPAS, from the exons atgtctcaaggatccatgtcctcacactcttctcaatctgccaccagcaaggctcccgttgttgCGGTTGACACGGGATCCTCTTTTAGCCAGGACCTTCAACCTGCTCGGCCCAGTTTAGGGGTTAGCTCCAGAACCCGCTCCAGGCGCAatttggtggtgaaggagctcaactggacaacctctgagtccagtaaggcggatgggacctcgggcctcccgctggaccccgctgctgaagccctcgaggggagccccgaggaggcTGAGCGGGAGGTTGAagcttccgtggaggtgatcgagcctccagctgtagtcctggcct ATATGGCTGCCAACATCCCCCGGTTCATCAAGCGTTCCACGAAGTACGAGGATCTGTTCGGGGAGGCCTCCGATTCTCAGGCTCCCCTCCCTGTCAAGCCACTCTCCCAGCTCCCTTCTCCCTCTCTGGAGCAAAAGAAGACCTCCTCCGGGGGTCGAAAGCGGGACCCCTCCAAGACTGCTGAGGcggggtcttcagctgaaggccgtACAAGTAAGAAGCCCAGGTTAACCCTGGCCCGCAGCTCTCCCGCTTCCTCCTCTTCTCAAAAGACTCAGCTCTTTCAGCGAATGCTCTCCGACCAGGTCCCCGAGGCTACCGTCCGGGAGTGGGACAGGCTTTCAATAGCCGAGGCCACCCGTGACAAGGTGGTGGCCAACGCTAAGAGCCTGTTCCTCGAtctgaagatgggggagcatGTTGCTGACACAGCCCGGGTCAATGAGAAGATGAGGGCGGATTTGAAACAGGCTAAGGCGGACCTGGCTTCCGCCGTCAAAGATAGAGATCTAGTGCGGAAAGCCAACCAGGAGCTGAAGGAGGCTGAAGCCAAagtccgtgaggagaggaggaaGGAGGACGCCGTGAGGCGTTCCTTAGAGGAGGAGACAGATGGCCTTgggaagatggtgaagaggCTGGAGGGCCAGGTGAAGGAGCTGCAGGAGGCTGCCGTTGCTGCAAAGGCGACGAGGAAGGAGCGGGAGGCCGCCGTTTTTGAGGCCGGAGTTGCCGCAGGGGTCAAGGACTGCGTGAAATCGGCCTACCACTTCTTCCCCGACAACGACTGGGCCAAGTTGGGGCCTGATGCTGCGGTAGCCCTGGAGGAGGCGAAGGCCGAAGATGCTTCTGGCCAGGAGAAGGTTCCAACGACTTCCCAAGGTTTCTCCGGGGATGGTATTGAAAAGAGGGGTGTGGCTGAAGACGAGCCGAAGCCCGTGGAGCTGATCTCTGCGGGAACTGAGGTGACGCCCCCGGAAGGGGTTCCAGCTACAACCCTAGCGACCACTCAGGCTCCGCAAGACATCCTCCCTGCCGACGAGAAGGGCTCCTCCTCTCCTGCTTCCTGA